The Candidatus Bathyarchaeum sp. genome has a window encoding:
- the map gene encoding type II methionyl aminopeptidase: MSLPEEDLQKYLQAGKIAKEIRLEIKKTLKEGTPIIDVCEKVESMTRQKGAKPAFPCNVSINDVAAHYTSPIGDKEIIPEKAVVKVDIGVHVDGYIADTATTICFDPEYDDMVDTAEQALAHATEILRPGLSVTRFGSEIQKAIKTRGYKPISNLTGHLIRRYIIHAGKSLPNSFNLSVAKIKEGEIYGVEPFVTVRDATARVEDIKQQCIFRYQKNKSIKNPYAKKMLSYIRKNFLTLPFTERWLTDFSASNDYRSAFSELLKSKAVIGYPVFVEASKKTVAQAEYTIMIEKDGCTVLT; encoded by the coding sequence ATGTCACTACCAGAAGAAGATTTGCAAAAATATCTACAAGCAGGCAAGATCGCAAAAGAAATACGATTGGAAATCAAAAAAACCCTTAAAGAAGGAACGCCAATAATCGACGTTTGTGAAAAAGTAGAAAGCATGACCCGACAAAAGGGGGCAAAACCTGCATTTCCATGCAATGTTTCAATTAACGATGTGGCAGCCCATTACACATCACCCATCGGCGATAAAGAAATAATACCTGAAAAAGCCGTAGTTAAAGTTGACATCGGAGTTCATGTTGACGGCTACATTGCAGACACAGCAACGACGATCTGTTTTGACCCAGAATACGATGACATGGTCGACACCGCAGAGCAGGCTCTTGCCCATGCCACAGAAATTTTGCGTCCGGGCTTGTCTGTTACTCGTTTTGGTTCAGAAATTCAAAAAGCCATAAAGACCAGAGGCTACAAACCAATTTCTAACCTTACGGGGCACTTGATTAGACGATACATAATACATGCTGGAAAATCTTTGCCTAACTCATTTAACCTTTCAGTAGCTAAAATTAAAGAGGGAGAAATCTATGGGGTTGAGCCTTTCGTTACTGTTAGGGATGCGACGGCACGAGTAGAAGATATCAAACAACAGTGCATTTTCCGCTACCAAAAAAACAAGTCCATAAAGAATCCTTATGCAAAAAAGATGTTAAGTTACATCAGAAAGAATTTTCTAACATTACCTTTTACAGAAAGATGGTTAACAGATTTTTCAGCATCTAATGATTACAGAAGTGCCTTTTCTGAGTTACTAAAATCTAAAGCTGTAATAGGATATCCTGTTTTTGTTGAAGCAAGCAAAAAAACAGTAGCTCAAGCAGAATACACGATTATGATTGAAAAAGACGGTTGCACCGTCTTAACATAA
- a CDS encoding DUF1512 domain-containing protein: MVPQIAGLLGGGGDNALTWIFQFGYIIVFVIFMFYSQRIQMMVMIRDVETSLRKLKHIKENGRKVAIKTLTELGKPATDPSERIDQFMDYIAISPQDMDPSGVVWKLEHILDVRDTRFKDDVKLMAPEANETQLNNIENTLEAAMALHTIYKIIRHYYLLGKKTMSLYVIMQVQMVLPIIMQQAEAYAHALHAFSVGQPIGDGVGPLVAAKLMQGHETREIAKDVVVAEVPIDGRIAFVLKAKGPGGNVGKPGDGITEIIKEKNGNIATVIMVDAALKLEGEKPGDVAEGVGAAIGGPGVEQFKIEESILKHKIPLNAVIVKQDLGDAVSPMRKEIFEAADPVIERIKRLIKERTKEGDNIIIAGIGNTIGVGQ; encoded by the coding sequence ATGGTTCCCCAAATTGCAGGACTGTTAGGTGGTGGCGGGGATAATGCGCTTACATGGATTTTCCAGTTCGGATACATCATAGTCTTTGTTATCTTTATGTTCTACAGCCAACGAATACAAATGATGGTCATGATACGTGACGTAGAAACAAGTCTGCGCAAACTAAAACACATAAAAGAAAATGGCCGAAAAGTCGCAATAAAAACCTTAACCGAGTTAGGTAAACCTGCAACTGACCCATCAGAAAGAATTGACCAATTCATGGATTACATCGCAATAAGTCCACAAGATATGGACCCTTCAGGCGTAGTGTGGAAACTTGAACACATCCTTGATGTGCGAGACACCCGATTCAAAGATGATGTAAAACTAATGGCACCAGAAGCCAACGAGACCCAACTCAACAACATCGAAAACACTCTTGAAGCGGCAATGGCTTTGCACACGATCTACAAGATTATTCGTCACTACTACTTGTTAGGCAAAAAAACCATGAGCTTATATGTTATAATGCAGGTCCAGATGGTTCTGCCCATTATTATGCAACAAGCCGAAGCATACGCTCACGCTTTACATGCTTTCTCTGTTGGTCAACCTATTGGAGATGGGGTTGGACCTTTAGTTGCAGCTAAACTCATGCAAGGTCACGAAACAAGAGAAATAGCCAAAGACGTGGTAGTAGCTGAAGTTCCCATAGACGGGCGAATCGCTTTTGTCTTGAAAGCAAAAGGCCCTGGTGGAAATGTTGGCAAACCCGGAGACGGCATAACAGAAATCATCAAAGAGAAAAATGGTAATATTGCAACTGTAATTATGGTTGATGCAGCCCTGAAACTTGAAGGGGAAAAACCTGGTGATGTAGCAGAAGGTGTTGGTGCTGCTATTGGTGGACCTGGAGTTGAACAGTTCAAGATTGAAGAATCAATACTTAAACACAAAATTCCATTGAATGCAGTTATCGTTAAGCAGGACCTTGGTGACGCTGTTTCTCCAATGCGTAAAGAGATTTTTGAAGCAGCCGACCCCGTTATTGAACGAATAAAACGTCTGATTAAAGAGCGAACCAAAGAAGGCGATAACATAATCATTGCTGGAATTGGAAACACAATAGGTGTAGGACAATAG
- a CDS encoding PQQ-binding-like beta-propeller repeat protein — protein sequence MKILNKKMNLSALAILIVLTMSATLVVIPTTFAQDTWPSFPVLSLIPDEAGVNQEVLMSYGITRQTAWPQSGWTGITISVTKPDGSTETLGPYNTDTTGLGGAVFIPTMAGTYKFVCNFPSQEVEVAVAGLEAGTIMEASHTPEIELVVTEGGGRHFFPDAPLPDEYWVRPIDAQNRQWNVVSASWLDGNYKRGHYNRNADGNDGPDTGHIIWEMVQDIGGLAGGLEMGWHSFEDGDAYEGKWSNPMIIAGTLIGVRYVLGLQYTYAVNVRTGEMMWEKVLGEDIDLQLSPAFGQVFYWTTMNNHGCYAYLWATQGTTWHAFDPLTGVWEYSMTNVPGGTRVPGPNGEILLYNIDGASETLTKWNSTAAYYDMMLAGYGDSATATYEAGRWRPTGTTFDAEYGVEYTVPVDIDRLTGAASFGMVSYGKLVIPEDRMIGGNTEWAGGAAVQNPHYWAVDLRPGHEGEIIFSKNWPVPVEGVHYDFAGSHPFSIEHKLFVVTGKETRTHYAISMDTGNQLWATTAFEPYNNAYSNVYMDPWGQSVCYGDVLLTQGFGGVCTAYNLNDGSMRWQYEEGNEYGEFLFGNDWSNPCAFTCDGKIYLVHAEHSAIDPKPRGAPTVCLDIETGNVVWRTDGLRLGTRWGGQPIIGDSVMVGFSSYDNTITALARGPSELDVTAQPKAIAKGTPVLIEGTVMDVSPGTKDAELSLRFSDGVPVISDSDMSEWMMYVYKQRPRPANAVGVSVKIEAVTPNMECIYVGTTTSDSYGNFALSFKPEIEGVYTIIATFEGSGGYFGSTDTTYVNVGAVSSATPIEPEQPHGTPLITTEVAIVLAVAVAAIVGIGAYWMLKRK from the coding sequence ATGAAAATTTTAAATAAAAAAATGAACCTATCAGCACTAGCTATCCTGATAGTTTTAACCATGTCTGCTACTCTTGTAGTAATACCCACTACATTTGCGCAGGACACCTGGCCATCATTTCCAGTACTATCATTGATTCCAGACGAAGCCGGAGTCAACCAAGAAGTCTTGATGTCGTATGGTATTACGCGTCAAACTGCATGGCCTCAATCAGGCTGGACTGGAATAACAATATCCGTTACTAAACCTGATGGCAGCACAGAAACCTTAGGTCCCTACAATACAGACACGACAGGATTAGGTGGTGCCGTATTTATACCAACAATGGCAGGAACATACAAGTTCGTATGTAATTTCCCTTCACAAGAAGTTGAAGTTGCCGTTGCTGGTCTTGAAGCAGGAACAATAATGGAAGCAAGCCACACTCCAGAAATCGAGTTAGTCGTAACTGAAGGCGGAGGTCGACACTTCTTCCCTGATGCTCCACTACCCGATGAATATTGGGTAAGACCAATCGATGCACAAAACAGACAATGGAATGTTGTCTCAGCTAGCTGGCTTGATGGAAACTATAAACGAGGTCACTACAACCGAAATGCAGACGGTAACGACGGTCCAGATACTGGCCACATCATATGGGAAATGGTCCAAGATATCGGTGGACTCGCTGGAGGTCTTGAAATGGGTTGGCACAGCTTCGAAGACGGAGACGCCTACGAAGGAAAATGGAGCAACCCCATGATTATTGCAGGTACTCTCATTGGCGTTAGATATGTTCTAGGTCTACAGTACACCTATGCCGTAAACGTACGAACAGGTGAAATGATGTGGGAGAAAGTCTTAGGAGAAGACATTGACCTACAATTATCACCCGCCTTTGGACAAGTCTTCTACTGGACAACAATGAACAACCACGGTTGCTACGCATACCTATGGGCAACACAAGGCACTACATGGCACGCATTTGATCCTCTTACTGGAGTATGGGAATATTCAATGACCAACGTTCCTGGAGGAACACGTGTACCCGGTCCAAATGGAGAAATCTTGCTTTACAACATTGATGGTGCTTCTGAAACACTGACCAAGTGGAACTCCACGGCAGCATACTATGATATGATGCTTGCTGGATATGGTGACAGTGCAACTGCAACATATGAGGCAGGACGTTGGAGACCAACAGGAACAACTTTTGATGCTGAATACGGTGTTGAATACACTGTTCCAGTTGACATTGACCGCCTAACAGGTGCAGCATCGTTTGGTATGGTCAGTTATGGTAAACTCGTAATTCCAGAAGACCGCATGATTGGTGGAAACACTGAATGGGCCGGAGGTGCTGCGGTTCAGAACCCACACTACTGGGCTGTTGATCTACGACCCGGACACGAAGGTGAAATCATCTTTAGCAAGAACTGGCCAGTACCTGTAGAAGGAGTCCACTATGACTTTGCAGGTTCTCATCCCTTCTCGATTGAACATAAATTGTTTGTTGTTACTGGAAAAGAAACCCGGACACATTATGCAATCAGTATGGATACTGGTAACCAACTTTGGGCAACTACTGCCTTTGAGCCATACAACAACGCATATTCAAACGTCTATATGGATCCATGGGGCCAATCAGTTTGTTACGGTGACGTACTTCTAACTCAAGGATTCGGAGGAGTTTGTACTGCTTACAACCTAAACGATGGAAGCATGCGCTGGCAATACGAAGAAGGCAACGAGTATGGAGAATTCTTGTTTGGAAACGATTGGTCTAATCCATGTGCTTTCACATGCGATGGCAAGATCTATCTAGTCCATGCAGAGCACTCTGCTATCGATCCAAAACCACGAGGTGCACCAACAGTTTGTCTTGACATCGAAACTGGGAACGTAGTTTGGAGAACTGACGGTTTGAGGTTAGGTACCCGTTGGGGCGGTCAACCAATAATTGGTGACAGCGTAATGGTAGGATTTAGCTCATACGACAACACAATAACTGCTCTCGCTAGAGGTCCAAGCGAACTAGATGTTACCGCTCAACCAAAGGCAATCGCAAAAGGCACTCCAGTATTAATTGAAGGAACAGTAATGGACGTATCTCCAGGAACCAAAGATGCAGAACTATCGTTACGGTTCTCTGATGGTGTTCCTGTAATCTCTGACAGTGACATGAGCGAATGGATGATGTATGTCTATAAACAAAGACCACGTCCAGCAAACGCTGTTGGTGTTAGCGTCAAGATTGAAGCAGTAACTCCAAACATGGAATGCATCTATGTTGGCACAACAACCAGTGACTCATACGGAAACTTCGCCCTTAGCTTCAAACCCGAAATCGAAGGCGTCTACACAATCATTGCCACCTTTGAAGGCTCTGGTGGATACTTTGGCTCAACAGACACAACCTACGTAAACGTAGGAGCGGTATCATCAGCAACTCCAATCGAACCAGAACAACCCCACGGAACTCCACTGATCACAACCGAAGTAGCCATCGTCCTGGCAGTTGCAGTCGCTGCAATTGTCGGAATTGGCGCATACTGGATGCTTAAACGCAAATAA
- a CDS encoding NUDIX hydrolase: protein MKREYPVQPVVGVGAVVVDSGKVLLVQRAVEPSLGKWSFPGGAVELGEAVRVAVVRETLEETCIEIELIQDTPMDAYDIVEWDKQGKLWYHYVLLQFLAKPKTGILQPTSDAKDARWVSLTEVNSYDLAESVRLFIQKHFKQLQKY, encoded by the coding sequence TTGAAGCGTGAGTATCCTGTTCAGCCCGTGGTAGGTGTAGGAGCAGTTGTTGTTGATTCTGGTAAAGTTTTGCTAGTTCAACGCGCTGTTGAGCCCTCTTTGGGGAAATGGAGTTTTCCTGGGGGTGCAGTGGAGTTGGGGGAAGCTGTCCGGGTTGCTGTTGTTCGTGAAACTTTGGAAGAAACCTGCATAGAAATTGAACTTATTCAAGACACCCCAATGGATGCTTACGACATTGTTGAGTGGGACAAACAAGGTAAACTTTGGTATCATTATGTTTTGCTTCAGTTTCTTGCTAAACCCAAAACGGGAATCCTCCAGCCTACAAGTGACGCCAAAGATGCCCGATGGGTTTCCTTAACCGAAGTAAACAGCTACGACCTCGCAGAATCTGTTCGTTTGTTTATCCAAAAACACTTTAAACAACTCCAAAAATACTAG
- the ablA gene encoding lysine 2,3-aminomutase, with the protein MEKFVKLSTYQKSIAKKVSKYTTEGNWKDYTWQLKHSIKDVVTFEKLTGITFTEKERQEFEKIVSKFPISITPYYASLIDKENYQNDPIFKQSFPNPQELNVSRYDMSDPLHEDKDSPVEGITHRYPDRVLFLVSNRCSMYCRHCTRKRKVGDSDHIPSKEQILKGIKYIKNNRQVRDVLLSGGDPLMLPDEYLDWILTELRKISHVEIIRIGSRMPVVLPYRITNALVKMLKKHHPIWLNTHFNHPRELTQSARQALCRLADAGIPLGNQSVLLAGVNDCPRIMKKLNQKLVQNRVRPYYLFQCDLSEGLSHFRTPIGKGIEIVESLVGHTSGLAVPTYVVDAPGGGGKIPIMPNYLISYSTNKVVLRNYEGIITTYHEPDSYEPIFCDRNCDDCILLLKLDEADETKAIGIEKLLTDADSETTLIPNGNPRLERRNQ; encoded by the coding sequence ATGGAAAAATTCGTAAAACTTAGCACATATCAAAAATCCATCGCAAAAAAAGTAAGCAAATACACCACAGAGGGCAACTGGAAAGATTACACTTGGCAGTTGAAGCATTCAATAAAGGATGTAGTTACTTTTGAAAAATTAACAGGAATAACTTTCACAGAAAAAGAGCGTCAAGAATTTGAAAAAATTGTCAGCAAATTCCCCATAAGCATCACCCCATATTATGCATCATTAATCGATAAAGAAAACTACCAAAACGATCCCATATTCAAGCAATCATTTCCGAATCCACAAGAATTGAATGTTTCCAGATATGACATGTCAGACCCCTTACACGAAGACAAAGACAGCCCAGTAGAAGGAATCACACATCGCTACCCAGATAGAGTACTGTTTTTGGTCAGCAACCGGTGTTCCATGTATTGTAGGCATTGCACACGAAAACGAAAAGTTGGAGATTCCGACCACATTCCTTCCAAAGAACAAATCCTCAAAGGAATAAAATACATCAAAAACAATCGTCAGGTCCGAGATGTTTTGCTTTCAGGAGGCGACCCCCTGATGTTGCCGGATGAGTATCTTGATTGGATTTTAACAGAACTACGAAAGATTTCTCATGTTGAAATAATTCGAATCGGTTCAAGGATGCCCGTTGTTCTTCCGTATAGAATAACCAACGCCCTTGTGAAAATGCTAAAGAAACATCATCCAATATGGTTGAACACTCATTTTAATCACCCTCGAGAACTAACTCAATCAGCCCGTCAAGCTCTTTGTAGATTAGCAGATGCAGGAATTCCCTTAGGAAACCAATCCGTATTACTTGCCGGAGTCAACGACTGCCCCCGAATTATGAAAAAGCTTAACCAAAAACTGGTGCAAAACAGGGTAAGACCTTACTACTTGTTCCAATGTGACCTTTCAGAAGGACTGTCTCATTTTCGAACCCCTATCGGCAAAGGCATAGAAATTGTTGAAAGTCTTGTGGGACACACTTCAGGTCTTGCAGTTCCGACCTATGTTGTTGATGCCCCAGGAGGGGGCGGTAAAATTCCAATTATGCCGAATTATCTGATTTCGTATTCCACAAACAAGGTTGTGTTGAGAAATTACGAGGGAATCATAACCACGTATCACGAGCCAGACAGTTATGAACCTATTTTTTGTGACCGAAACTGTGACGATTGTATTTTGTTGTTAAAATTGGATGAGGCGGATGAAACAAAAGCCATAGGAATAGAGAAACTGTTGACCGATGCAGACAGCGAGACAACCTTGATTCCTAATGGGAACCCAAGATTAGAACGAAGAAACCAATAG
- the ectA gene encoding diaminobutyrate acetyltransferase, with protein sequence MAKEQNDLNVKIRKVKVEDIKEVYRLLVENRPYVGLNSRYTYFLLARDFSDTCVVAEHKGKIIGFSSGYVSPARNDTFFNWESVVHKDYRGNSLQKQMLLHQIKNANVEYFEGTVNPSNKVSEKNFFELAELLNAKCHKRVLFKEEDFENDGHETETLCRIGPIPQNCRVSAIIKGL encoded by the coding sequence ATGGCAAAAGAACAAAATGACTTGAACGTTAAGATTCGAAAAGTCAAAGTTGAAGACATAAAAGAAGTTTACAGGTTACTTGTAGAAAATAGACCATATGTAGGTCTGAATTCACGCTACACTTATTTTCTTTTAGCAAGGGATTTTTCAGACACCTGTGTAGTAGCTGAGCACAAGGGTAAGATAATCGGTTTTTCTTCAGGTTATGTTTCGCCAGCTAGAAATGATACTTTTTTTAATTGGGAAAGTGTTGTCCACAAAGATTACCGAGGGAATAGCTTACAAAAACAGATGCTCTTACATCAAATTAAAAATGCTAATGTAGAGTATTTTGAGGGCACAGTTAACCCCTCCAATAAAGTTTCGGAAAAAAATTTTTTTGAACTTGCAGAATTGTTGAATGCCAAATGTCACAAAAGAGTGTTGTTCAAGGAAGAAGACTTTGAGAACGACGGACATGAAACAGAAACGTTATGCAGAATCGGACCAATACCGCAAAACTGTAGAGTTAGTGCGATAATCAAGGGTTTATAA
- a CDS encoding 30S ribosomal protein S30e, with the protein MPSHGSLSKAGKVRAITPKVEGKERHSSGPRVTNSGNYHKRVELDRGVGQYKPGQRRRRRRRR; encoded by the coding sequence ATGCCATCACACGGTTCGTTATCTAAAGCAGGCAAAGTAAGAGCAATTACACCAAAAGTCGAAGGAAAAGAAAGACACAGCAGCGGCCCAAGAGTTACAAATAGCGGTAACTACCATAAAAGAGTTGAATTAGACCGCGGAGTAGGACAATACAAACCCGGACAACGACGACGCAGACGCCGCAGAAGGTAA